The following is a genomic window from Chitinophaga caseinilytica.
CAACGGCGAGATGGACGTGCGGACCCGCGGCATCAAAGTGTTCCGCATCCTCGAGATCATCCGCGAAGTGCCCGAAAAACTGTATGCCGGCGCCATCGTCAATTACCCGGTCAATCACGACCGTACGAGCGATACGCTCCGCGAACAGGTGCTGGCGGCGGTGCGCGAGCTGCACCACATCCTGCAGGTCTCGAAGCAGTTCCCGGTAGAAGACCACCGGTTGCGGGCATACGATATCGCGCATCATGCGGGGCTTTCGCTGGCGGAAGAATACGAAATGCTCCATCTTTTCCAGGAACTGCAGCGCCTGGAGTACCTCAAACGCCATCTCAGCAAGGTAATTCCCCTCATGACGGAGATGGAGCGGCTCAAAGACCGGGTGAAACTGAACGGCCACTTCCGGGATTTATCCGTAGATAATTTTTAACTTGGCGCCATGATCGGCCCGATTTTTTGTTTCGACCTGGGCAATACCCGGTTGAAATGTGGCATTATGCAAGGCGGAGAACTGCAGGAAGAGCGGTTTTTCAGCGAAGAAACGTTGTTGCCCGAAGTGGAGGAACTGCTGAAGGAACGGCGCCCCCGCGCGGCGGTGCTGTCGTCGGTAATAGAACATCCGCCGGCGCTGGAATCGCTGCTGCAAAGTGAAACGCGCTTCATCCGCCTGCGCTGCGATACGCCGATGCCCGTTCGGATCGTGTACGAAAAGCCCGAAACCCTGGGCGTAGACCGGATCGCGCTGGCCGCAGGCGCCTGGGAAATGTTTCCCGGCCAGCATAATCTCGTGATCGGTACCGGATCGGCCATCACTTACAATTTCATCAACAAACGGGGCGAATTCCTGGGAGGGGGCATCAGCCCGGGGATCGACATGCGGTTCCGCGCCCTGCACGCTTTTACGGATAAATTGCCGCTCGTTCCCGCCGAAGCGCATTATAGTTTTATTGGATATAATACCCGTCAAAGTATCCTCAGCGGCGTGCTGGAAGGCGCGCTGGCGGAGGTAGACGGCATGATTTCGCTGTATGCCGCCAGGTACGGGAACTTTAACGCGCTTTTAACAGGGGGAATTTGGAATTTTTTGCTTCCCGCCTTAAAAATAAGATATTTGCAAGCCCGTATTTAATGTATAAAGGTTTAAATTCAATCGCTGAACTCAATGTATTGGACAAAAGCTAGCTTCTTTTGCCTGTTAGGCGTAGCAGTGCTATCGGCAAAAAATGCTGACGCCCAGGATAATTCACCGTACTCCCGATTCGGCCTTGGCGAGATTTCGCGTTCCGAGAACGCAGTCAACCTCGGCATGGGAGGCGTGGCACAGGCATATGGCGATGCCCAGTCCATCAACTTCGTCAATCCCGCCAGTTACTCCCGTCTGCAGCTCGTAACGTTCGACGTGGGCGTTCACGGCGGCGCCCGCCGGCTCACTTCGAGAGACGCGGCGTCCAGCGCCGGGTATGGAACATTGAGCTACCTCCAGCTGGGCATGCCGCTCGGCCCGAAGTGGGGCCTCAACCTCGGGATCCGCCCCCTCACCAAAGTCGCCTACAACATCGGCGTTCCGGAAGACAGAACTTTTTTCGACACACTGAAAGTAGCTTCCGTTAACCAGTTCGAAGGCAGCGGCGGCATTTACCAGGCTTATGTAGGCTCCGGTATCGGTTTCGGCGGATTCAGCGTAGGGGTGAACGTAGGTTACATCTTCGGCAACGTCACCAACAGCACCAAAGTCCTCTTCCCCTCCAACGTAGACGATCCGCAAAGCTCCATCGTTCCGTCGAGAGACATGAAGCGCACCAGCTATGGTTCCTTCTTCTACACCCTGGGCCTCCAGCAAAGCATCAAGCTCGGGAAAGACCTGAACCTCCAGCTCGGCGTCAGCGGCAACCTCGAACAGAAACTTTCCGCCAAACGCGAACGCCTCCAGGAGACCCTCCTGTACGACGCTTCGTCCCAGGAATACGATACCCGCGACACCGTGAAGTACACCAGCGGCGACCGTGGCGATATCATCTACCCCCAGTCCATCGGCGGTGGCATCATGCTGTCCAAAACCGATAAATTCTCCTTCGGTATCGATTACACGACTTCGAAATGGAGCAATTTCAGGAACTACGGCGCGATCGATTCCACGCAAGACAGCTGGCGCATGGCCTTCGGCGGTCAATTCGTCCCCAACGCACAATCTTTCTCCGGATACTGGAACAAAGTAACGTACCGCCTCGGTGGTTACTTCGGTAAAGACAACGTGAAACTGGCAGGAATGGACATGAACACCCTCGGGTTCTCCATCGGCGCAGGTTTCCCGGTGAGAAGGATCATGCCCGCCATGAACCAGTTCACGATGATCAACGCCGCTTTCGAAGTGGGCTCCCGCGGAAACGTGGACCAGCTCCGCGAAACGTCGTACCGCCTGACCATCGGCTTCACCCTCAGCGACCGCTGGTTCCTCAAAGCCAAATACGACTAACCGCTTGAAACGTTTACTCGCATACGGAGCCCTCGCGATCATGGCCTTCAGCGGCTGCGAAAACGATATCAACGCCGTTGCCGCCTTCGATACCAGGAAACTCGGCGTAGAGCAGGCGTTCGACGTAGAAACCATCCTCAGCCAGTCGGCCACCGTAAAAGGCGTGCTCACCAGCAAATACATGGAACGCTACGTGACGCACCCGCCACACACCGATTTCCCCAAAGGATTGCAGGTAATATTCTACGATAGCGTGGGCAGGAAAGAAAGCATCCTGACGGCCAATTTCGGCCGGCTGGACGAAGGGACGAACGACATCTATCTCCGCGATTCCGTCGTGTTCATCAGTCTCACCACCGCCCAGCGGCTCGATTGCAAAGACCTCCGCTTCGATTCCAAAACGGCGATGTTCATGACAGACCGCTTCTGCCGCATCTCCACCATCACCGATACGATCTATGCAAGCGGCATCCGCGCTACGCAAGACCTGTCGCGGACGGAGTTCCTGAAAGCGAACGGGACGTTCGTTCCGCAAGACAGCTCCTTCATCCTCGAATAAACGAAGTTTCGAAAGATACCATAACAAAAGAACCCGGTCATGCGACCGGGTTCTTTTGCTTTAACCTAATTGTTTGTTTGTGTACGATCTGGAAAGATCAAACGCTATTTTTAACCTAAAATTTCCTGCGCCTATTGATCCAACAACCATGCCAAAGTATTATTTTAACCCCCTCAAGAAAACCGCTAAAATCTTTCAATATGGAATACAGAAGACTAGGCAAATCCGGCCTCCAGATCAGCGCATTGTCTTTCGGCAGCTGGGTTACCTTCCATGGCCAGGTAGACGATTCCGCCGGCGACCGCCTCATGGGGCTGGCGTATGATAACGGCATCAACTTCTTCGACAACGCGGAGGTATATGCCCTCGGCGAATCCGAAAAGATGATGGGCCGTGTATTGAAGAACAAGAACTGGGACCGGACGTCGATCATCGTGTCGAGCAAGGCGTTTTTCGGCTGGCGCGGGGCCAATAACAAGCCCAACCAGACCGGCCTGAGCCGCAAGCACCTCATGGAAGCCTGCCACGAAGCCCTGCAACGCATGCAGCTCGATTACCTCGATCTGTACTACTGCCACCGGCCAGACCGGAACGTGCCCATCGAGGAAGTGGTGTGGACGATGACCAACCTCATCCAGCAGGGGAAAATCCTGTATTGGGGCACTTCCGAGTGGACGGCCGCCGAGATCATGGAAGCGCACATGGTGGCGCGCCAGTATAACCTGATCGCGCCGGTGGTGGAGCAACCGGAATACAACCTGTTCCGCCGCGAAAAACTCGAGCTGGAATATTTGCCTGTTTTCAGCAGTGTGGGGCTGGGGACAACGATCTTTAGTCCATTGGCGTCGGGGATCCTGACCGGGAAGTACAACAACGGGGTGCCCGAGGGCTCCCGGCTCAGCCTGGAGGGCTACGAGTGGCTGCGGAACCGCAACCTGCTGGAAGCGAACATCGCCAAGGTGGTGAAGCTCGAAAAGGTGGCGAAAGAGCTGGGGACCAGCCTGGCAACGTTCGCCGTGGCCTGGACGATCCGCAACCCGAACGTGTCGAGCACCATCCTGGGAGCCACGAAAGAGACGCAATTGACCGAAACCCTCAAGGCGATCGATGTATATCAGCAACTTACGCCCGAAATCATGAAGGAAATCGACGCCATCATGGAAAACGCGCCGATGGCCATCAGGCATTAAAGGGTGATCGGAAGTGCGTTAAATTGATGTTAATAGACATTATTTCTATACGTTCACGAGGCAAAATCTTGCGTTTACGAAATGCCGTATCCTGCAATGAGGGACTCCAGTATATTTGTATTGGTTTTTCATAGGATATGGTTAAAAATATTGTGGGCGGTATTCTTACCGCCCAATTTTTTTGATTTCGCCCCAAAGCCGTTAACTTCCCTTTTTTAGTCATTCAACCCATTCTTCAAATTTCAAATCATGGAAACCATTACCTGGAATGATTTCGAAAAGGTGCATATACATGTGGGCACCGTCCTCTCCGCAAAAGTTTTCGAGAAAGCACGAAATCCCGCTTACCAGCTCGAAGTCGACTTTGGCCCTGCCATCGGGGTCCGCAAATCCTCCGCTCAAATCACCGTGCTCTACCAGCCAGATGAACTTATCGGGAAACAAGTGGTAGCCGTCGTCAATTTCCCCGTGAAACAAATCGCCAATTTCTTCTCGGAATGCCTCGTACTGGGCGTTGTAGGCGATGAGAAGGAAATAGTGCTGCTGCAGCCAGACCGCCCTGTCAAGAATGGCCACAGGATTGCATAGTAACGAAAATATTAATATGAGAAAATTATTAATATGATAAGAAAAAGACGGTTTTTCGCGCTTCACGAACAAAAACCATGCGTTCACGGAAATGAACTTGCGATGGTAAAGAACCGCCTTATCTTTGACTTAGGTTTTTCATAGGATATGGTTAAAATTATTACAAGGGCGGTATTCTTACCGCCTTTTTTCTTTTCCCCACGCGCCATTCCGGGCAAATTCGCCGTTATAACATCATATATAAATAATCACTGATTGATATTCGCGTAGCATACGCTGGTTGTACGATGCCAGGGTTTTTCGCTCACTGCTCTCATCGTTCAGGGGGATTTTCTATACGTTTACTGGAAAAAATATAGCGTTCGCTAGTTTGCAGATTGGAGTTGTTTCTAAATTATGGAAATTTGTAACAGGTTTTTCAATAAAGATATGGTTAAAATTTTTCGGGGCTGTATTCTTGCAGCCCTGTTTTTTTGCCCCTACCTCAACGAAACCTTCTCCCCAGCTTCACTTTCCCACTATTGATATTTAGAACGCCAGCTTACGGATAAACAGCCGTGGTTGTCCCGTTTCATTGCCTATAAAGAAAAATGGCCGTCCCGGTAAAGGACGGCCATTTTTCATGCGTTTATCGCCCGCGCTTCAATTCGTGCCCTTGAAAAAATCAGGCAGCGGCTTTTGCAGCAGGTTCTGGTAATAGAAACGGTAGTTCTCGTTGCGGGAATGCGTCGATTTCGGCCCGCCCCAGCCATGTCGCTCGCCAGGGTACACCATAAACTCGAAATGCTTCCCGAGGTCTTCGAACTTATCCACCAGCTGGACCGAGTTCTGCAAATGCACGTTATCGTCCATCGTACCATGCACCACGCGCAGCAAGCCCTTGTACTTCTCGGCATGGGTCATAACGGAAGTTATCTTGTAGCCTTCTTTATTGTCTTTCGGAAGGTCCATATACCGCTCGGTATAGTGGCTGTCGTACAGTTGCCAGTCGGTAACGCTGAAATTCGCGATACCGTGGGTGAACACGTCTGCCCCATAGGTCAGCGCCATACACGTCATATATCCGCCGAAGCTGCCGCCGGTAATGCCCATGCGGGAAGCGTCCACACCGGGCTGGGTGGCCAGCCAGCGGGCGGCGTCCATATAATCTTCGATTTCGTATTTGCCGAGCTGGCGGTGGATGTAGTTCATGCCCACTTTGCCGAGGTGCCCCGCCGCGCGGTTGTCTATCACCACCTGGATGAGCCCTTCCTGCGCAAACCATTGCCCCGGCATATTGGGCCGGTAGGTATCATAGATCGTTCCGGCGTCCGGACCGCCGTAAATGGAGATCAGCACGGGATATTTTTTACCGGGCTCCATGTTGAAGGGCCAGATAATGGTGATAGGCAGTTCCAGGCCGTCGCGGGTTTTGTAGGTTTTCAGCTCGGTAGGCGCGAGCTTGTAGCTATCGTACGTTGCGCCGCGGGCGTTCCCCAGTTCGCGGGCTACCTTGCCTTTGTCAGACACGAGGGCCATCCGCGGAGGGGTGTTCAGGTTGCTGTAGGTAGTCACGAACCAGTCGCCCTCGGGCGCCAGCTTCACATCGTGGCTGAACTCGCCGAAAGTGAGGCGCTGGGGCGCTCCGCCTTTCAGATC
Proteins encoded in this region:
- a CDS encoding LON peptidase substrate-binding domain-containing protein; the encoded protein is MTNFIPIFPLGIVVYPGEMLNLHVFEPRYKQLAEECIREGKPFGIPAVIDQKVNEYGTLVEISRVEKTYDNGEMDVRTRGIKVFRILEIIREVPEKLYAGAIVNYPVNHDRTSDTLREQVLAAVRELHHILQVSKQFPVEDHRLRAYDIAHHAGLSLAEEYEMLHLFQELQRLEYLKRHLSKVIPLMTEMERLKDRVKLNGHFRDLSVDNF
- a CDS encoding tRNA-binding protein, which encodes METITWNDFEKVHIHVGTVLSAKVFEKARNPAYQLEVDFGPAIGVRKSSAQITVLYQPDELIGKQVVAVVNFPVKQIANFFSECLVLGVVGDEKEIVLLQPDRPVKNGHRIA
- a CDS encoding type III pantothenate kinase; its protein translation is MIGPIFCFDLGNTRLKCGIMQGGELQEERFFSEETLLPEVEELLKERRPRAAVLSSVIEHPPALESLLQSETRFIRLRCDTPMPVRIVYEKPETLGVDRIALAAGAWEMFPGQHNLVIGTGSAITYNFINKRGEFLGGGISPGIDMRFRALHAFTDKLPLVPAEAHYSFIGYNTRQSILSGVLEGALAEVDGMISLYAARYGNFNALLTGGIWNFLLPALKIRYLQARI
- a CDS encoding aldo/keto reductase yields the protein MEYRRLGKSGLQISALSFGSWVTFHGQVDDSAGDRLMGLAYDNGINFFDNAEVYALGESEKMMGRVLKNKNWDRTSIIVSSKAFFGWRGANNKPNQTGLSRKHLMEACHEALQRMQLDYLDLYYCHRPDRNVPIEEVVWTMTNLIQQGKILYWGTSEWTAAEIMEAHMVARQYNLIAPVVEQPEYNLFRREKLELEYLPVFSSVGLGTTIFSPLASGILTGKYNNGVPEGSRLSLEGYEWLRNRNLLEANIAKVVKLEKVAKELGTSLATFAVAWTIRNPNVSSTILGATKETQLTETLKAIDVYQQLTPEIMKEIDAIMENAPMAIRH
- the lptC gene encoding LPS export ABC transporter periplasmic protein LptC, whose product is MKRLLAYGALAIMAFSGCENDINAVAAFDTRKLGVEQAFDVETILSQSATVKGVLTSKYMERYVTHPPHTDFPKGLQVIFYDSVGRKESILTANFGRLDEGTNDIYLRDSVVFISLTTAQRLDCKDLRFDSKTAMFMTDRFCRISTITDTIYASGIRATQDLSRTEFLKANGTFVPQDSSFILE